One region of Flavobacterium sp. KACC 22763 genomic DNA includes:
- a CDS encoding DUF1508 domain-containing protein produces MGAFVISKRFNDEYKFTFTSRKGKVIFTSLSYELRFECEEDIEKFKANIDLAKFLKFKGSGGKYFFKLMLGDVHFATSRKYSTELLLQKGIKEIVTYSSRSEILDFSSSESIFGDEEVEEEMEEAAE; encoded by the coding sequence ATGGGTGCTTTTGTAATTAGTAAGCGATTTAATGATGAATATAAGTTTACGTTTACCTCTCGAAAAGGGAAGGTTATTTTTACGAGTTTGAGTTATGAGTTAAGGTTTGAGTGTGAAGAGGATATTGAGAAGTTTAAGGCGAATATCGATCTTGCGAAATTTTTGAAGTTTAAGGGTTCTGGAGGAAAGTATTTTTTTAAATTGATGTTGGGTGATGTTCATTTCGCTACAAGTCGAAAATACAGCACGGAATTGCTTTTGCAGAAAGGGATAAAAGAAATTGTAACATATTCCTCTAGGTCGGAAATTTTGGATTTCTCTTCGAGTGAGTCGATTTTTGGTGATGAGGAGGTTGAAGAGGAAATGGAAGAGGCTGCTGAATAA
- a CDS encoding PG1828 family lipoprotein produces MKKVFLSLAVVAVLTVVSCKKADAAAEAPAVDSTAVAVDSAAAVVDSAAATVDSAAAKVDSAAAKVEEVKK; encoded by the coding sequence ATGAAAAAAGTATTTTTAAGTTTAGCTGTTGTTGCTGTATTAACTGTTGTATCTTGTAAAAAAGCTGACGCTGCTGCTGAAGCTCCTGCTGTAGATTCTACTGCTGTTGCTGTTGATTCAGCTGCTGCTGTTGTTGATTCTGCTGCTGCAACTGTTGATTCTGCTGCTGCTAAAGTTGATTCTGCTGCTGCTAAAGTAGAAGAAGTAAAAAAATAA